The Drosophila virilis strain 15010-1051.87 unplaced genomic scaffold, Dvir_AGI_RSII-ME tig00001562, whole genome shotgun sequence genome includes a region encoding these proteins:
- the LOC26531095 gene encoding uncharacterized protein isoform X2 yields MCIAKFSKGSFEAEIIDSREDREILDQQCQELNKDLLEAATKLNESEATTNDDKSEEPLAAYKSNTDTTNKSNLGQFEAFGYLREVADHSQL; encoded by the exons ATGTGCATTGCAAAATTTAGCAAAGGCAGTTTCGAAGCGGAGATTATTGATTCGCGAG AAGATCGTGAAATACTGGACCAGCAATGTCAAGAACTTAATAAGG acttACTAGAAGCAGCCACTAAGTTAAATGAAAGTGAAGCAACAACGAACGATGATAAATCCG AGGAGCCATTAGCAGCTTATAAGTCAAATACTgacacaacaaataaaagcaaccTGGGACAATTTGAAGCTTTCG gataccttcgggaagtcgctgaccattcccagctatga
- the LOC26531095 gene encoding uncharacterized protein isoform X1 yields the protein MCIAKFSKGSFEAEIIDSREDREILDQQCQELNKDLLEAATKLNESEATTNDDKSEEPLAAYKSNTDTTNKSNLGQFEAFASWCSFQLSCARLIFICF from the exons ATGTGCATTGCAAAATTTAGCAAAGGCAGTTTCGAAGCGGAGATTATTGATTCGCGAG AAGATCGTGAAATACTGGACCAGCAATGTCAAGAACTTAATAAGG acttACTAGAAGCAGCCACTAAGTTAAATGAAAGTGAAGCAACAACGAACGATGATAAATCCG AGGAGCCATTAGCAGCTTATAAGTCAAATACTgacacaacaaataaaagcaaccTGGGACAATTTGAAGCTTTCG CTAGTTGGTGTTCGTTTCAACTGTCTTGTGCTcgtcttatatttatatgtttctaA